TCAGAACTGAGAAAGGGAGCAATTGAAACAGCGATCGCAACACTCTGGGGCTGTCTCAATAAGGCTTCCAGTTGCCCTGTACTGATCGTTGTCCACGACCCAACAATCACCACCCCGACTCGTTTCTGTGGGTTTAGCTGACCGAATTGCTGGGGCGCGATCGGTTGGGGCGGTAGCTCTGCTAATGCACTAAGCAAACTGGCAGCACTACGACAGAGGTAGTGTCCCTGATTAAGAACAGCAAGCTTGAGTCGATTAGCAAATTGTTGAAGCTGATTGGGTGTTTCTGCATCAACAACAAACCAGCGATCGCTCGACTCGGATTCAGCCACAAAAGCGGTTTCCAGATTGTCGGCAGTCAAAACCGGAATGCGATCGCTTAACTGGGGATCACCAGCTTGCTCCGCCAGAAACGCGGGGAGATAGCTAGTTTCGTAGCCAAACAACGGATCACGGGCAAATTCCGTTGCATGCAGCGGGCGATCGCCGGTTGGAGTTTGCAGAAAATGCCATCCCTGCCGCGTAATACGGCCACCTTCCAAAAAAGCAGGCACCAGAAATTGCGCTTGGAATGGGCCAAGTTCCGCCGCGATCGCCTGGGGTTCCGTCCAAAAGTGACCGCGCAAGGTCGAGTCGCCACGACTGACAATTAGCCAATGCTGGAGATTAAGCTGAGCGATCGCTTGGCGGAGATTGTGACAGATCTCGCGTGTGCGGGCTTCTGCTGCCTCAGCACTGAGCGATCGTGTATTCGCCAGAATGAAGCACAAGGGCGATGGATGACCTAAGCCGACCAGAAGTGTCTCGACATCCCAGCGCAGCAGCAGGGGGCAACTGTGGACGGTTTGCGATCCCGTGGGATCGTCATCCAAAACAATGATTTTGAGAGCGGACACGATCGCAAACTCAGGCGCTTTTGTTCTAGCCTCGCATTGATCCCCAGAGCGCCTCGAGCGTGAGCCTGCCGATTTTTTACAGCGATCGCTTGCTCGACCTCGACACCGGCA
The sequence above is a segment of the Synechococcus elongatus PCC 11801 genome. Coding sequences within it:
- a CDS encoding four-carbon acid sugar kinase family protein, producing the protein MSALKIIVLDDDPTGSQTVHSCPLLLRWDVETLLVGLGHPSPLCFILANTRSLSAEAAEARTREICHNLRQAIAQLNLQHWLIVSRGDSTLRGHFWTEPQAIAAELGPFQAQFLVPAFLEGGRITRQGWHFLQTPTGDRPLHATEFARDPLFGYETSYLPAFLAEQAGDPQLSDRIPVLTADNLETAFVAESESSDRWFVVDAETPNQLQQFANRLKLAVLNQGHYLCRSAASLLSALAELPPQPIAPQQFGQLNPQKRVGVVIVGSWTTISTGQLEALLRQPQSVAIAVSIAPFLSSDERNRTQLAADLDRQIQQALKQGQTPVIFTERQFHACASPEQQQQLSRAIADFLADRVRALPTEIGYLICKGGITTNTILVNLDAAIVELRGQIRTGVNLVQLPTCHQKFPSLPIVSFPGNIGDRHDLVTIQRILSGAG